The window CCCTTGTTCCACCTCGGCGGGAGCGCCCTGAGCTCCTTCTCGGCCCTGGCCCCGGTGACGAGTGCGGACCGGTGGTCCCTGAGGTGGAGGATGAGCCAGGTCTCGAAGGTGGGGGTGGAGGGAGCGGCCTCGATCCCCTCCCGCGCGGCGGACGCCACGAGCGCGGCGACGTCCTCTCCGTCGGTGTCGAACACCGCCCAGCGCTCGGTGTAGTCGTCCCGCTCCGCCTCGGCCGCGCTCCTGACCACGATCTCGCGCTGGGGATGTTTGGCCTTGCGGGCGTGAACGGTGTGCAGGCGCACGTCCGGGTGCTTCTTCATCGTGTCGAAGTAGCGCTTCTCGGTCTCGCCCTCGCAGACCACGAGGTAGACGCGCCTCTCCTCGCGGTGCGGCCTGCGGCGGTCGAGACTCGTCTCCCTCCGCTCCCTCTTGCGCCTCTTGCTCACGGGGCGGCTTCCTCCGACTCCCGTGACTGCTCGCGCCGGTGCAG is drawn from Nocardiopsis dassonvillei subsp. dassonvillei DSM 43111 and contains these coding sequences:
- a CDS encoding RloB family protein, translating into MSKRRKRERRETSLDRRRPHREERRVYLVVCEGETEKRYFDTMKKHPDVRLHTVHARKAKHPQREIVVRSAAEAERDDYTERWAVFDTDGEDVAALVASAAREGIEAAPSTPTFETWLILHLRDHRSALVTGARAEKELRALPPRWNKGGTRFEDFAHGLQEACERAERLPPTGDPSTRIHQLVHALIRP